In Myxococcales bacterium, the DNA window GAGCTCCGCGCGCGCGACGCCTTCCTCGCGACGGTGGCGAAAAAGCTCCAGGAGCGCGTGAACGCCCTCCGCCTCGCGAGCCCCGAGGCAGCCGCGGCGGCCCTCCACGACATCGAGGGCTTCGTCGCGGAGCTCTCGCTCGTCGCCCACCCCGAAGCGCCCATCACGCTTCCCGACGAAGAGACGTGCCTGGTCGACGCCGTGGTCTCGGCCCTCCCCCTCGCGCGCCTGGCGCAAGCCGAGGTGCCCGTGTCGGTCCGGCGCGAGGGCACGATGCGTGGCCGATGGTCTCCGCCCCTCGTCGCGACGGTGGTGGGGGAGCTCCTCTCGAACGCGCGTAAATACTCGAAAGGAGAGACGATTCGGCTCACCCTCGGCGCCGCGGAGGGCCACGCCACGCTCGTGGTCGAGAACGTCGGTGTGCCCGCCGCGCTCCCTCCCGCGCCGGCCAGGTTTCGCCGCGGCGAGACCAACCCGAAGATCGAGGGGTACGGCGTGGGCGCATACCTCGTGCGCCGCATCGCCGAGGCCCACGGCGGCACGAGCGGCCTCGAGGTCGCGGAGGGGAAGACGCGAGCCTTCGTGCGCGTGCCCTTCACGGGCCCCGAGGGCCCACGCCTCGAAGTGCGGGTGGGCTGAGCGGAGGCGCGTCGCCCACGCGGGACACCGCTTGCGCTCTACACCTACCGTTCAGCGGCATCGTCCTGCGGGGGCCGAGCACGACGAGGCACCGCCTTCCACGGCACCGGGAGCGCCCGAACGACGAGCCCCAGCCCACCGCGCAAGGGCGGAGCCCCCGTCTCTCTCAGAGCGGGTAGTTGTGGTTGCAGGTTCGCTGACACGAGAGGCTATCGCTCTCGCAGCCGCTCTCGCAGAGGGAGTTGATCCACCCCTTCCCGAACGTGGAGCACCGCAGGCGACAGTCGCGCCACATTCCGAGGCACGCGTTCAGGCAGTTCGTCCGATTGGTCGACGTGCCGGACGTTGCCTGCTGCGTCGTCACTGGGACCTCCTCCGGAGCAGCCTGGGCAGCCTCGGACGACTCAGGAGCGGTCGGCGCAGGCTCGAGCTCCCCGTCCGGGTCGGGCCCCGCAGCACACCCGACCACGACGAGAAGGGGAATGGAGAGAGCGATCGAGAAGCGAATGTCCTTGAGCATGGGGAAACGTCCTTCGTCAGCGTCCGCTCGATTGCGGCAGCACCGGCAAAGCATGGAGCGTGCCGACGTCTTCGTGCCTGATTCGTGGGGGATTTCGCACCGGCGCGTGGTCGACGCCGAGCGCGCCCAGGGCGCGCCCGAAGAGAAACCGCGATACCGAGCAGGCTGCATCGACGACGACGCGCCAACGCCAACCTCGACTCAACCAGAGACCTCTCCCATCCGCGGGCCGTCCTGACGTGAGTCATCCCGCGGTGCGCGCTGCCTCTCCCTCAGTTCACCTCCCACCCGACTCCCAGCTTGAGCAGCAGGAAGCCGTCGACCTCACTGCCTTTGACAAGATAGTTGAAATACGTCGCGGCCTGGACGCCGAGACTCAGGACGAGTCCTCTGCCATCGAGCCGGTGCCGCGACGGGACCGACGTGAGGAGGCCGACCTCGCCGTACGGGCTCAGGTTGCCGAAGCTGAACCTCCCATCGATCTCGTCGACGTGAATCGTCGTACCACCGAGCATGTAGCCCGAAATCGGGCGCGGCGAGCCGTAGTACGCGAGGCCGGTGCCAAAGGCGAACACCTTTCGATCCGGCGCCAGGATGGCGGTCCCGGACACGTGTGCCGCGAACGGCAGCGCCCTGCCGTCGATCCACTTGGCGGTCCGGGCGTCGACGCCGATCACCGTGTCGACGGAGAAGGTCTGGCCCGAGTGACCGGCGCGACCGCCGAGCTTGCAGGCAGCACCCGTCTCCGCGCGGGTGAAGCCACGAACGCAGCCCGAGAGCAGGGTCACCGCGACGGCGCCAAGGAGCAGGTGCAAAATCGCGCGAGGCGCGGCGGCACGCGCCGAGCGTACCCGCGCCGAGCATGGGAGCGCATCCGTGGGACCCATCGGTCGATCTTTAGCACCGCCTACGGGACCGACTCCTCGTCACGAGGGGCGCGAGGGTCGCCGAGACGCTGGCTCGAGAAGGCCCACATCCTCGCTTGGACGTCCTGCTCGAGCTCCGACAAGCCGCCTGCGATCGGCTTCTCCGCGCGAGGGCGGCGCTTCCGCAAAGCTCGAGCACTCTCGTAGAGATGCTCGCCGAGCTGGTGGGCGAGTCTCGGCGTGTCCTCGTCTCTTCCCGCGGGAACGCACCCTCGGCGTGCCCGTCGCCGATCCGACCTCGCATGCATCCTCGTGACTTACGCAATGTCCCACGATAGGCTCACGCTCGGCCAACGTGGCACGGAGGGCGCCTCGACCGGTGAAGGGGCTCACACGAGGCCCGGCTCACGCCACTCCACGCCCGGAAGGACACCCCACGATGAGCTTCGATCCGTACGCACCTCCCTCGCCTGCACACTCCGAGGCCGCTCCCCTCCCCACGCCGGCCCACGTCGCGCCGCAACGCTTCGAGGCGTCCGAGGTGGTCGGCGTCGCGTGGGAGCACGTCAAGCGGAACGCGGGGCTTCTCGTCGTCGGTTCGGCGCTCTGGCTCTCCGTCAGCGGCGGCGTCGGGTACGGTCCCGCCTTTCTCGTCGGGTCTTGGCTCACGCCATCGGTGGGGTCTCAAGTCGTGTTGCTCTTTGCCTTGATCGCCAGCCAGGCGCTCGGCGGGCTCATGACCAACGGCTTCGCGCACGTGGGCCTCGCGATCGTGCGGCAGCAAACCCCCTCGTTCGGTGCGTTCTTCGCGACGAAGGGGGCGGGACGAGCCATCGGGTTTGCACTCACGCTCCACCTCGGCGGCACTGTGGGTGCCCTCCTCCGTGTCGGGGCCGTCGCCGCGATGGAGGCCACCGGGATCGGCGAGTTCGGTCTCTTGCCCGGCGTGTGGAACATGCTCGCCATCGTGCCCTTCATCTGGCTCTCGATGGCGGTCTCGCTGACCCCCTTCTTCATCGTCGACCGCGACATGCCCTTAGGAGAAGCGCTCCGATCGAGCCTCGCCGCCACGCGCGGCAAACGCGGCGAGATCTTCGTCGCGTCCCTGCTCGGGGGCCTCGTGCTGCTCGCCGGCGCCGCCGCGTGCGGTATCGGTGTCGTCGTGAGCTATCCGATTTTTGCGATGATGTTTCCTGTCATCTATATGCGCCTCACGGGTCAAGACATGACGTACGCCGCGAGAGCTGCCGGACACGGGCCCTTCCAAGGCGGGTTCGGCGGACCGGCGGCCGGCGGAGGATACGGGCCGCCCCCCGCGGGAGGATACGGCACACCTCCGGGGTACGGGCCTCCTCCGGGCTACGGGCCTCCTCCGGGCTACGGGCCTCCTCCGGGCACGAGCTGAGGGCGAACGGCTGCCGCGAGCGCCTTGGGTAGAAACGAGGGCGCACCGCGACGTGGTGGGGAGCTCCTCCGGCTCGCTCGGAGGCTTCGCGAGCGGGGGTGTGCGCGACGGCGCGTGGGGGAGCGGAGCCGAGAACGAGCTTTGGGGGAGCTCGCGGGGGCGGAGGCCTCGAGCCGAGCACCCGCGTGTGGGGGCACCCTATCTTGCTGTCTTCTCTCCTCTTTCGTCAGGCCGTGCTCCCCACGGGCACGCGCTCCGACACGGTGACCCGTGCACCTCGCACGGCGGCCATGAGCACGCGCACGAGCCTCGCGCGGACGTTGGGGCAGGCGGGGTCGACCGCGCCGAACACAGTGCCGATTTGCACGCCTTTCAGAGCATAAAGCGCGAGCCTCACGCCGCGCCCGAGCTCCTCGTCGTCGACCTCGACGTCGTACGCGCGGAGCTTCTTCGTGAGCGCCGGGATCACGCGCGCGTCGTTCTTTCGCACGAACTCGAAGTGTTTCATCGAGAGCGTCGACGAGAGTATTTGGGAGTACACGCCGCCGTGGTGCACCTGCACGTCGAGCACCTTGTCGACGATGTGCGCGATGGCCGACTCGAGCGTCGTCGTCTCCGGGTCGATGGCGTCGATCTCTTTGATGAAGCCGTCGACCGCGCGGTTCATCGTGTGCTCCACGAGAGACTGAAAGATGGCCTCTTTGCTCGGGAAGTACTGGTAGAGCGAGCCTACGCTCACGCCCGCGCGCTCGGCGATGCGGTTCGTCGTGAAGCGCTCGAAGCCGTGGCGAACCACGATCTCGGCCGAGGCCTGGAGAATGCCGAGCACCGTGTCGCGGGCGCGGGCTTGGCGTGCGGTCTTGCGTGGAGTGAACGTGTCGGACATCAATGGGACCTCCGACCTATGGACGCGCGGCGAGGGATTCATCATCGTCCACGTTCGCTCGATTTCGCGCCTCCGTCCGTCACCCAAAGAGGGACGGTCCACCCGGCTGTCACCCGTTCGGATGTCACCCGAACGGAGACGTAAAACCCCGGCGTTTTCAGGCAGTTGGGGACCGAATGTGAGCACCCACGAGGCGCCCTCGTGCGCCCGAGCGAGCCCTCGCGTCGGCCGAGCCACGAGAGATCCGAGGGATTGTCGGCGAGGGCCCGCGAAGGTCCATCCGCGCATCCACGAGCGACGAGGATGCGAGTTGCCGCCGAGGCCGTTCGCACGCACTCTCACGGGTGACACCGAGGGCGAAACGGAGCGCCGACACGCGCCCCACGCTCTCGGGTCCACGAGACGCGCCAGGCCTCCATCGCACCCACGACGAGGCCCGGGTCCCCACGTCGCGCGCCCTCAGGAGCGCGGCGATGGGGCGTGCGCGGTCGTGCCCACTCGGCCCCCAAGAAAGAGGAACCACCATGCACCGCCACGCCCTCACCCTGCTCGCCCTCTCCGCCCTCGCGCTCACGGTCGCGCCCGCCTCGGCCGCCTCGTCGTCCGACCTCACCGTCACGGTCACTACGCCCACGGTCGCCGTCGACCAGAGCGGCGTGTACTCGGTGGCCGTCTCCAACATCGGCGGGCAGAGCGCCCAGAACGTGTCGGTCACGATCGATCTGCCGAAGACCGCCACGAGCCCGCAGGTGCACCTCATGGGCGTGCTCGGCGCGTTCGACAGCCGCTGTACACGCGCCGGCACGCGGCTCACCTGCAACCTCGGCACGATCCGCGCTCGCCGCGCCGCCACGCCGATCACGTTCTCCCTCGCGCTCCCCTACGCGATAGCCCCGCTCGCCATCGACGTCGACGCGAACAGCACCTCCGCCGACCCCAACTCGGCGAACGACACACGCCACGTCGTCGTCACCCCGCAGACCGTGCCGATCTCGTTCACCGCGCCCGTCACGGTGCACGGCCGCCACTGTACGGGGCAAAACCTCACGTCGTTCTTCGAGTGCGAGCTCTACCCGAGCTCCATCTCCGGCTTCGACACGGTGCTCGCGGCGGGCGGGACGATCAGCGTCCCCGCCGAGCCCACGGTCACCGGCACGTGGACCCACACGGGCGACCGGCTCACGATTCAATACGTCGAGAATGGCAACGTTCTCGGCACCTTCGACGGCCGCGGCGTCTCGGCGAAGTGCTTCGAAGGGAGCATGCCCTTCACGAGCGGCTACATGGCCATGTACGAGGTGTGCTTGCCCTGACGGCGTGCGATCGTCCGCGCCACGAGGCTCGACCCGGGTACTCTCGCGCCATGTCCGACAGGGAGCCCGAGCTCGCCACTCCGAGACCCATCGAGCCTGCGGCGCTCGCGGTCCTCGTGCGCGAGCTCGGGCCCTTTCGTGCGCTCGCCGTGGGCCTCGAGGTCGGCGCTCGCATGGCCGCGGGCGAGCCCTTCTCGCGCCTCGATCCGCCGGCGACGCCGAAAGAGAGAGCGTCCCGACAGCAGATCGCCCCGGCCATCGTGCTCTATCGGGTGTTGCGACGCGTCCGTGGGCGAGACGCCCTGCGCATCACGAGGGAGGTCGTGCTCGCGGCGGGCGCGGCCTTCATGGCGCGCACCGTGGGGCTCCTCGCTCGGACCACGTCCCTCGACGAGGTGAGCCTCGTGCGCACCACCTCGCGCTTCCCGAACGCAAAATTCTCGGGATTCGAGGTCAGCGCCGACCGCGTTGCCTTCACCGCCCACGAGTGCCTGTTTCCGACGCTCACGCGCGAGACCGGTGCACCCGAGCTCGCACCTCTTTTTTGCGAGGTCGACGCAAGAGCCTTCCAAGACCTGAACGTCCGACTGGATCGCCCGCGCACGATGGCCGAAGGTGCAAACGATTGCCACTTTCAACTCATCCGTATTCGCCCTGGCTAGAAACGAGCCATTCGGTACGTCACGGTGACGGCACGGGCGCTCTAAGCGACGGGGATCCGTTCGATGGGCCTCGTGTGTCGCTTCGGGCGTCACGATGCAAGGGTTGCGTCGCGTGCGCAATTTCGCTCGGAGCCCACCTACAGGGACCTACGATCGACGCATGATGGAATTTTCCGCGATTTCGAGGTCCTAGGTCGCTATCCAATAGGCGGCACGGCAAGTGCAACGGCCCGTTCATGGGGTTTCGGGGCACACGGTGCACCGCCGACGAGGCGCTGGATTCTCTCACCGCGGGTGTGCTCGTGGTCGGAGCCGACGGGCGCATCGAGGTGGCGAACCGCGGTGCGGGCCGTGTGCTCCGATGTGATCCTTCGGCGCTCGTCGGTCGCCCGGTCGAGGGGCTGCTGGTCCCGCTCGATACGCTCGCCGCCGCGGCCACCCCGCGGGGTCTCGGTAGCGACAGGCCCGAAGCGATCGTGACCCGTCTCGACGGGAGCACGACGATGATCGGCTTCTCCGCGAGCGAGCCCGGGGCGCGCGGACAGAGGACCGTGCTCTTCCAGGAGCTCGAGGGTGTGCTGGCGCTTCGGAGGGAGCGCGATCGCCTCCTCCAGCTCGCCGCGCTCGGCGACGCCCTGCCGTCCGTGCTTCACGAGCTGCGCAACCCGCTCGCGGCCATCACGAGCATGCTCGAGGTGCTCGTCGAAGAGACCGAAGAGAAGGTGCAGCGCGACCTCCACGCGGTCCTCTGGGAGGTGCGGCGGATCGGCTTGGTGCTCCAGGGCGTGGGCGGCGTCGTTCGATCGGCGCACGGCGATCAGTACGCGGCGGTCGACATGGCGCTCCGCGAGGCGTGCCGCATCCTCGAGCCGAGCGCGACACGAAACGAGGTCGATCTCGCCGCCGACATCCCCACCATGCCGCTCTTGCCACTGGACCGCGGGGTGGTCGCCGGCGTCGCGTTCAACCTGGTCAAGAACGCGATCGACGCGTGCCGAAAAGGGAACACGATCACGGTGAGCGCCAAGCTCGACGCGGACGACACGTTCTCGCTCACCGTCGAGGACGACGGCCCCGGCATGCCCCCGAGCGTGCTCGCGCGCTGCCAAGACCTCTTCTTCACCACGAAGACCCACGGCTCGGGCGTCGGGCTCGCGCTGTGCCGCCAAATCGCCGACTCGTCCGGCGGAGCTCTCGAGATCACCAGCGTGGCCGGCGCGGGGACGAAGGTCGTCCTGTCGCTCCCGCTCCACCGCGCATCTGCACCCCCCATCGTATCGAGGTAGTCCCATGTCCCGTGTCGACAACTTGAACCGCATTCTGCGCGGCCTCCAGAGCGCGTCTCCCGACGTCGAGGCCAGTGCCCTCATCTCCGAGGACGGCCTCATGATCGCGAGCGCCCTCCCGCAGCACGTCGACGAGACGCGTGTCGCCGGCATGACGGCCACGCTCTCGAGCCTCGGCACGCGCGCCGCCACCGAGCTCGAGCGCGGAGACGTGGAGGAGGTGCTCGTACGCGGAAAGAGCGGGTACGCCGTGATGATGGCGGCGAGCTCCGGCACGCTCCTGCTCTGCCTCGCCAGCAAACAGGCCAAGCTCGGCCTCATCTTCTTGGACATGCGTCGCGCCATCGACGACATCCGCAAGGTTCTCTGAGGGAGGCACGACCATGTCCCACATCGTTCTCTTCGACGACGGAAACCACAAGAACGTGCTCCTCGAGGATTTCAGCGGAGGCCTCGCCGTACAGGCCAATCAGCACGTCATCATCGACTCGGGCAATGGCATGATCCTCGACCCGGGTGGACACAAGATTTACTCCAAGGTGCTCGCGGCCACGACCGGGCTCCTCGGCAAAGCCAAGCTCACCACCATCTTCTTGTCGCACCAAGATCCGGACATCGTCGCCGCAGTGAACGGCTGGCTCATGACGACGGACGCGACCGCTCACGTGTCGAAGCTCTGGATCCGTTTCGTCGCCCACTTCGGGCTCGACCGCCTCGTCGAGTCACGCCTCCTCGGTATCCCCGACTCGGGCACTAAGCTCCCGCTCGGTGCGAGCGAGATGCGGGTCATCCCGGCGCACTTCCTCCATTCGCCTGGCAACTTTCAGGTGTACGACCCGGTATCCAAGATCCTCTATTCGGGCGATCTCGGGGCCTCGGTCGGGCAGGACTATCGCGAGGTCACCGACTTCGACGCCCACGAGCAGTACATCGCGGGCTTCCACCGGCGGTACATGTCCGGAAACCGCGCCATGCGCGCGTGGGCCAAGATCGTGCGTGGGCTCGACATCGAGCTCATCGCCCCCCAGCACGGCGCGCTCTTCCGGGGAAAACCCATGGTCGAGCGGTTCATCTCGTGGTGCGAGAACCTGGAGTGCGGCGTCGACCTGGTCGACGAGCTCTACGCGCAGCCATGACCGGCCCACACCGCGTCCTCTTGCTCGAGGACGAAGAGGCGCTCCGTAAATCGATGGTCCGTGGGCTCTCGAAGCTCCCGGGCCTCGAGGTGGTCGACGTGGGGACGGTGACCGAGGCCAAAGCGGCACTCGCGACGTCGCCGGCCCCGGCCCTCGTGATCTCCGACCTCTCCCTGCCCGACGGGCTCGGCGTCGAGGTCGCGACGGAGCTCGGCCGGCTCGGCATTCCCGCGCCGGTGGTGTTCGTGTCGGCGTACGTGGGGAAGTTCAAGCACCACTTGCCCGAGAGAGGAGACTTCGAGGTGTACGAAAAACCCGTTCCTCTCGAGGTGTTGCGCGGTGTCGTCGAGCGAAAGCTGGACCTCGCCGACAAATCCGCGCCTTCACCGTTCGGCGTCCCCGACTACGTGCAGCTCGCCGCGCTCGGGCGACACTCGGTGGTCATCGAGGTGTCGTCCGCCGTCGGCCGGGCGCGGATCGTGATCGTCCGAGGCGAGGTGTGGAGCGCCGAGGACAAGCTTGGCAAGGGCATGGACGCGTTCCGCAGGCTCGTGTTCCTCGGCACGGCCCAGGTGTCGTGCCGCACGTTGCCCAAGGCCACCGAGGTGCCCGAGCGAAACATCCATGGCAGCGCCGAGAGCATCCTCCTCGACGTGATGCGCGAGCACGACGAGGCCGAGCGCGCGAACGAGCCGTCGGGCGTCGTCGACGACGGGTGGGGAGACGTGCTCGCCGACGCGGGCGCACGCCGCGCTTCACGGCCCCCCGTGGCTCCGACCCGCGCGACCGCACACCCGTCCACGCGCCCGCCTCCGCGCGCCTCCACCCGGCCGCCACGAGGAAGCGCGCCTCCGCCCAAGATGCCGGTCGCCCCGCGCGCGCCCGGGTTCGCCGAGTCGTTCGAGCGTGGCGTCGATGCTCTGCTCGCAAAGGACTATGCAAAAGCCCTCGCGGCGTTTCGCGAGGCCTCCGTCGCCCGCCCCGACGATCGCCGCGTGATCGCCAACCTCGAGCGCCTGAAGGCGATGGGGTTCTCGTGAGCCCGGGCCCACGGTTCTCCGTCCCGGGGAAGACTTGCCCCCGTTCGTCGGCTGGGCGCTCACGGCGATCGGCGTGGCGAGCGCGCTCGGGGCGTCGTCCGAGTGGCGGCGCCCACACCCTACTACCTCGTCCGCTCCCCCGATCGTCGCGCCTCTCCCGCAGGTCTCGCCGGCTCTTCCACGCCCCGAGCCCGCACCGCCCGTCGTCGCCCCGGCAGCCGAGGCCCCGAAGTCGAAGTCGACGTGTGCGCCCGTCGTCGTGACGTTCGCGCGCGGCTCGGGGTGGCCCGATCGCACGATGGAGCCGAGGCTACGCGCGCTCGGAGCCTGGGCCGCCACGCACCCCGAGGTCTCTTTGGTCGTCGACGGGCACGCCGACACGAGCGGCTCCGAAGAGACGAACCTCAAGCTCTCCCGCGAGCGCGCGTACGCCGTGCGGTCGATCCTCGAGAAGGAGAAGGTCCCGCGCGCTCGGGTCACCACGCGGTCGTTCGGCTCGTTCTGGCCCGCCGACGAGGCGCCGCCGGACGCGTCGTGGAACCGGCGTGTCGTCGTCGTCACCAAGGGGGAAACCTGCCCACCCGAAGAGATCACCCGCCCATGACCTTGCCCCTCGTCGCCCTGATCCTCGTCGCCACGATGTCACTCTGGGCCGCGGGCTACGCGTTCGGCGCGCGGCGCGGGAAGGCCGCGCGCGACGCCCTCCGCGACGAGGTCGTATCCCACACCAACCGCATCGCTCGCCTCGAAGCCGATGCCACTCGCGCGCCCGAGAAGCGCGGGAGCCTCCGCGGCGAGCTCGAGCAAGTGATCGCCCCGTTGTTGGGCGCCGCACGGAACGACGCAGGGGTCGAGGTGCTGCGGCACGAAATGAAGAGCGTGCTCGACACCCTCTCGTCCCGCGAGCGCACGAACGAGGCGTTCCGCTCCGAGGTGCGTGGCCTCCTCGGCGAGGTGGCGCGGCGCTCGGAGGACTCGAGCCACGTCGAGGAGCGACTTAGGACCGTGCTGGCGCCGCTCCTCGCCCAGCGCGGAGACGAGGCCCACGACGTGCGCCGCGTGATCGACGAGGCCCTCGAGCCGCTGCTCGAGAACGACCGCGTCGGGCACGAGCTGTCGACGATCCACGTCGCGCGGGGGAGCCTCGGCGAGCTCCCGGCGCTCCTCGACGCGATCGCGACCAAAGCGGGCTTCGCTTCGGTCGTGCTGAGCGACGAAGCCGGGCTCCCCCTCGCCGCGAGCGACGGCGCCGTGGACGTGGACGGCCTCTCGGGGACCGCGGCGTTCTTCGTGACGCTCGCCGAGCGATCGGAGCGCGCGAGCTTGCCGCGGCCGCTCTCGTGCGTGGTCCTCGACGAGACGAACCGCGTCACCCTGCACCGCATTTTCTCGGTCGGAGAGACACGTTTCACCCTGAGCGCCGTGTCCCGCGGGAAGGCCCTCGGCCCGGGCGCCCTCGATCCGGCGCTCCTGCCTCTCGAGCGAGTATTGGGCCGCCGCGAGCTCTCGTGACGATTTCGCGCGACGTCGGGTAGCGCGTCCTGTCCACTCGATCACGACCATGAAGATCGTGATCTCGCTCGGGGTGGCGGCCCTCGTCGCTTTGTCGGTCATCGTCGCGGGGTTCGTCCTGCTCGTCGCGCTGAACGGCTTCAGTGGACGCGCGGCGACACCGGCGCTCGTCACCTACGCCGTCTTCGGGGTGGTCGCGACCGGGCTCGGCGGTGGGCTCCCGTGGCTCCCGCTCCGCTCGAAGCTCGCGTCGGCGGGGCTCGCGGTCAGCGCCGGGCTCGTCGCGATCGTGATCGGGTTCTTCGCCGCGATCGTGGTCGCCGAGGCGAGCCACAAACGCCCCGCGCCCCTGTCTCCCCCAACTCCATCCGACGAATAACCCAACCCTTTCAAGATGTTCCACATCATGTCACACCTCGGCCGCGTGGACCGACGAAGAGGCATGCGAAAGCTTTCGCTCTTCGTCGTGCTCGCCGCGCTCGCCCTCGCGCACTGCACACCCGCGCCGCCTCTCGAAGGAGCCGCGACTCCTCGCCCGCTCGTCGTCTCGGGAGACGCAGGCAGCCCCGACGCGACGACCTCGGCCAAGCTCGCGGAGCTCCCCGAGGGGTCCACGGTCTGCACGCTCCCGGCCACGAAGGTCGCTTCCCGCGCGGGCGCGCGCCCGTTCACGCGCCCCGACGGCCTCTGCAAAGACGAGACGACCGGGAAACCCGGGAGCTGCGGGTTCGCCGACCGGTACGACTATCCACCGACCCCGGGCGACACCTGCTTCGTCGCCGACTCGAACATCGAGGCCGCAGCACGCGCGGTCCGCTCGGGAGGGAGCCCGGCGCCCATTCCCCGTCTCTCCGGCACGTCGTCGCTCTCGTCGCCTCCGCCGCCTCCGGCCCCCGTACCCGGTGCGCCGTGGGACCGAAAGCGCGCGCCGAAGTACCTCGACAAGGTCGTCTCGCATTTTGGCCTCACGGGCCCGGAGCGCACGATGCTCGAGCGAAACGGGTTCGTCGTGCTCGACCGCAAGGCCGTTCACACGTACGTGGCCGCGTACCACGACGTCTTCCAAGAGCAGCTCCCGCTCTACGTGACGGCCGATTCCATTCTCCACGCGGTGTTCAAATCGGAGGACGCGCTGCTCGAGGGCATCGAGCGCGCGGAGCTCAAGGGCGCGGTGGAGAGCCTCGTCACGCGCCTTCGCGCCGCCTTGCGCGGGATGCCTCAGTCACCTGCGGCGCACGACGTCGACCTCTACCTCACCATCGCGTCGAAGCTCATGACCGACGATCCGAGCACCGCGCCGAGCGTGCTCGGGCGCGTCGACCGCGAAGCCGAAGGCATCGTCTCCCAGCTCCGCGCGGCGGGCGCCGGCCTCGTCGAGGTCGACATGTACGGGCGAAGGCGCACCATCGACGCGTCCAAGCTCGAGCCCGCCGGGCACTACGCCGGCTACCACTCGGACGACTACGCCGACCCCTCGAAGAAGCACCTCGGGTGGGCGAGCTACTACCAGGTCATGACGTGGCTCTCGAAGCACGAGTGGAACCTCGTGACCCGGGGGTGCCAGAGCTCCACGCCGATCGGTGCAGAGTGCACGACTACCGAGACGCCTCGCGAGGCCCAGGCGGCGCTCCTCTTGGCCGAGCTCGTCGAGCGCGCCGGGGTGCGGCCCACGCTCGATCGTTTCGAGACCGTGTACTCCACCTTCGGAGGCAAACGCGACGACGTCCCGATCGCGAAGCTCGGCGCGCTCGTGGGCCGCGGCGCGCTCCTCGCTTCGGACGGGCCCCAGCGCCTCGCGGCCGCGATCGGCGAAGGGTGGAA includes these proteins:
- a CDS encoding sensor histidine kinase: MSELEAELRARDAFLATVAKKLQERVNALRLASPEAAAAALHDIEGFVAELSLVAHPEAPITLPDEETCLVDAVVSALPLARLAQAEVPVSVRREGTMRGRWSPPLVATVVGELLSNARKYSKGETIRLTLGAAEGHATLVVENVGVPAALPPAPARFRRGETNPKIEGYGVGAYLVRRIAEAHGGTSGLEVAEGKTRAFVRVPFTGPEGPRLEVRVG
- a CDS encoding TetR/AcrR family transcriptional regulator, whose amino-acid sequence is MSDTFTPRKTARQARARDTVLGILQASAEIVVRHGFERFTTNRIAERAGVSVGSLYQYFPSKEAIFQSLVEHTMNRAVDGFIKEIDAIDPETTTLESAIAHIVDKVLDVQVHHGGVYSQILSSTLSMKHFEFVRKNDARVIPALTKKLRAYDVEVDDEELGRGVRLALYALKGVQIGTVFGAVDPACPNVRARLVRVLMAAVRGARVTVSERVPVGSTA
- a CDS encoding L-2-amino-thiazoline-4-carboxylic acid hydrolase, coding for MSDREPELATPRPIEPAALAVLVRELGPFRALAVGLEVGARMAAGEPFSRLDPPATPKERASRQQIAPAIVLYRVLRRVRGRDALRITREVVLAAGAAFMARTVGLLARTTSLDEVSLVRTTSRFPNAKFSGFEVSADRVAFTAHECLFPTLTRETGAPELAPLFCEVDARAFQDLNVRLDRPRTMAEGANDCHFQLIRIRPG
- a CDS encoding PAS domain-containing protein — translated: MGFRGTRCTADEALDSLTAGVLVVGADGRIEVANRGAGRVLRCDPSALVGRPVEGLLVPLDTLAAAATPRGLGSDRPEAIVTRLDGSTTMIGFSASEPGARGQRTVLFQELEGVLALRRERDRLLQLAALGDALPSVLHELRNPLAAITSMLEVLVEETEEKVQRDLHAVLWEVRRIGLVLQGVGGVVRSAHGDQYAAVDMALREACRILEPSATRNEVDLAADIPTMPLLPLDRGVVAGVAFNLVKNAIDACRKGNTITVSAKLDADDTFSLTVEDDGPGMPPSVLARCQDLFFTTKTHGSGVGLALCRQIADSSGGALEITSVAGAGTKVVLSLPLHRASAPPIVSR
- a CDS encoding roadblock/LC7 domain-containing protein, which gives rise to MSRVDNLNRILRGLQSASPDVEASALISEDGLMIASALPQHVDETRVAGMTATLSSLGTRAATELERGDVEEVLVRGKSGYAVMMAASSGTLLLCLASKQAKLGLIFLDMRRAIDDIRKVL
- a CDS encoding FprA family A-type flavoprotein, whose protein sequence is MSHIVLFDDGNHKNVLLEDFSGGLAVQANQHVIIDSGNGMILDPGGHKIYSKVLAATTGLLGKAKLTTIFLSHQDPDIVAAVNGWLMTTDATAHVSKLWIRFVAHFGLDRLVESRLLGIPDSGTKLPLGASEMRVIPAHFLHSPGNFQVYDPVSKILYSGDLGASVGQDYREVTDFDAHEQYIAGFHRRYMSGNRAMRAWAKIVRGLDIELIAPQHGALFRGKPMVERFISWCENLECGVDLVDELYAQP
- a CDS encoding response regulator, producing the protein MTGPHRVLLLEDEEALRKSMVRGLSKLPGLEVVDVGTVTEAKAALATSPAPALVISDLSLPDGLGVEVATELGRLGIPAPVVFVSAYVGKFKHHLPERGDFEVYEKPVPLEVLRGVVERKLDLADKSAPSPFGVPDYVQLAALGRHSVVIEVSSAVGRARIVIVRGEVWSAEDKLGKGMDAFRRLVFLGTAQVSCRTLPKATEVPERNIHGSAESILLDVMREHDEAERANEPSGVVDDGWGDVLADAGARRASRPPVAPTRATAHPSTRPPPRASTRPPRGSAPPPKMPVAPRAPGFAESFERGVDALLAKDYAKALAAFREASVARPDDRRVIANLERLKAMGFS
- a CDS encoding OmpA family protein, which encodes MPPFVGWALTAIGVASALGASSEWRRPHPTTSSAPPIVAPLPQVSPALPRPEPAPPVVAPAAEAPKSKSTCAPVVVTFARGSGWPDRTMEPRLRALGAWAATHPEVSLVVDGHADTSGSEETNLKLSRERAYAVRSILEKEKVPRARVTTRSFGSFWPADEAPPDASWNRRVVVVTKGETCPPEEITRP